The Ictidomys tridecemlineatus isolate mIctTri1 chromosome 6, mIctTri1.hap1, whole genome shotgun sequence genome includes a region encoding these proteins:
- the Yeats4 gene encoding YEATS domain-containing protein 4, which produces MFKRMAEFGPDSGGRVKGVTIVKPIVYGNVARYFGKKREEDGHTHQWTVYVKPYRNEDMSAYVKKIQFKLHESYGNPLRVVTKPPYEITETGWGEFEIIIKIFFIDPNERPVTLYHLLKLFQSDTNAMLGKKTVVSEFYDEMIFQDPTAMMQQLLTTSRQLTLGAYKHETEFAELEVKTREKLEAAKKKTSFEIAELKERLKASRETINCLKNEIRKLEEDDQTKDI; this is translated from the exons gGGGTTACTATTGTTAAACCAATAGTTTATGGTAATGTTGCTCGATAttttgggaagaaaagagaagaagatgGGCACACCCATCAATGGACAGTATATGTAAAACCGTATAGAAATGAG GATATGTCAGCATATGTAAAGAAAATCCAGTTTAAATTACATGAGAGCTATGGCAACCCTTTAAGAG TTGTTACTAAGCCTCCATACGAAATTACTGAAACCGGATGGGGTGAATTCGAAAtaatcatcaaaatatttttcattgaccCTAATGAAAGACCT gtaaCCCTGTATCATTTATTAAAGCTGTTCCAATCAGACACCAATGCAATGCTGGGGAAAAAGACAGTGGTTTCAGAGTTCTATGATGAAATG ATATTTCAAGACCCAACAGCAATGATGCAACAATTATTAACAACATCTCGTCAGCTAACATTAGGAGCCTATAAACATGAAACAGAAT TTGCAGAACTTGAAGTGAAAAccagagaaaaattagaagctgCCAAGAAAAAAACAAGCTTTGAAATTGCTGAGCTTAAGGAGAGATTAAAAGCAAGTCGTGAAactataaattgtttaaaaaatgaaatcaggaaaCTTGAAGAAGATGATCAGACAAAAGACATATGA